From Aspergillus chevalieri M1 DNA, chromosome 4, nearly complete sequence, a single genomic window includes:
- the ARG8 gene encoding acetylornithine transaminase (BUSCO:EOG09262OX9;~COG:E;~EggNog:ENOG410PG5K;~InterPro:IPR004636,IPR005814,IPR015424,IPR015421, IPR015422;~PFAM:PF00202;~go_function: GO:0003824 - catalytic activity [Evidence IEA];~go_function: GO:0008483 - transaminase activity [Evidence IEA];~go_function: GO:0030170 - pyridoxal phosphate binding [Evidence IEA];~go_process: GO:0006525 - arginine metabolic process [Evidence IEA]) — translation MAAMRLVSRRVPLARKLVPAIESPVQRRFASTQAKDALPNPDPSANSATAALVNARAPFMVPTYVRPLPVMMKGQGCYLWDMENRRYLDLTAGIAVNSLGHCDPEISQVIAEQAETLIHASNLYHNYWTGALSELLIQTTVDSGAMRDASQVFISNSGTEANEAAIKFARKVGRSLDPSGEKHELVSFHNSFHGRTMGALSATPNPKYQTPFAPMIPGFKYGNYNDVAQIQTLVTEKTCGVIVEPIQGEGGINMATPEFLVALRKRCDEVGAVLIFDEIQCGLSRTGTLWAHAHPSLTPASGQAAHPDILTSAKALGNGVPIGATIISGKSVGEHIKAGDHGTTFGGNPLACRVAHHIVQRLASSEVQNAVEVSSAKFVLGFQELQEKYPHVISEIRGRGLILGIQLKKEYSAKAGELIGAARERGLLVITAGDGCLRFVPPLNIGEEQIKAGLKILGEAFEAVFKP, via the exons ATGGCTGCTATGCGTTTGGTTTCGCGGCGGGTTCCTCTCGCTAGGAAGCTCGTTCCTGCGATTGAGTCACCTGTCCAGCGCCGGTTTGCTTCAACCCAGGCCAAG GATGCATTGCCCAACCCCGATCCCTCAGCCAATTCGGCGACAGCGGCTTTGGTTAACGCACGTGCTCCCTTCATGGTGCCTACCTACGTCCGTCCGCTTCCCGTGATGATGAAGGGACAGGGGTGCTATCTGTGGGATATGGAGAACAGACGGTATTTGGACCTGACGGCTGGTATTGCCGTCAACTCGCTTGGTCACTGCGACCCGGAGATTTCGCAGGTCATTGCTGAGCAG GCCGAAACCCTCATCCATGCCTCGAACTTGTACCACAACTACTGGACCGGTGCCCTCAGCGAGCTCTTGATCCAAACCACCGTCGACTCGGGTGCTATGCGTGACGCATCGCAGGTGTTCATCTCCAACTCGGGAACCGAAGCCAACGAGGCTGCGATCAAGTTCGCTCGCAAGGTCGGCCGCTCCCTCGACCCCTCAGGCGAGAAGCACGAACTCGTTTCTTTCCACAATTCGTTCCATGGCCGTACCATGGGCGCTCTCTCCGCAACCCCGAACCCCAAGTACCAGACTCCCTTCGCTCCCATGATCCCGGGCTTCAAGTATGGCAACTACAATGATGTCGCGCAGATTCAGACTCTCGTTACGGAGAAAACATGCGGTGTAATTGTGGAACCCATCCAGGGTGAGGGTGGTATCAACATGGCTACCCCGGAGTTCCTCGTTGCTCTGCGCAAGCGCTGTGATGAGGTTGGTGCCGTCCTGATCTTTGATGAGATTCAGTGCGGTCTTTCTCGGACTGGTACTCTCTGGGCTCACGCCCACCCCTCTTTGACTCCTGCCTCTGGTCAGGCAGCGCACCCCGACATCCTCACCTCCGCCAAGGCCCTTGGTAACGGTGTCCCCATTGGCGCGACCATCATCTCGGGCAAGTCGGTTGGCGAGCACATCAAGGCCGGTGACCATGGCACCACTTTCGGCGGTAACCCGTTGGCCTGCCGTGTCGCACACCACATCGTCCAGCGCCTCGCATCCTCGGAAGTGCAAAACGCTGTCGAGGTGAGCTCCGCCAAGTTCGTGCTGGGCTTCCAGGAGCTGCAGGAGAAGTACCCTCATGTCATCTCGGAGATCCGAGGCCGGGGTCTTATCCTGGGTATTCAGCTCAAGAAGGAATATAGTGCCAAGGCAGGCGAGTTGATCGGTGCTGCTCGTGAGAGGGGCCTTCTTGTCATCACTGCCGGTGACGGCTGTTTGCGATTTGTTCCTCCTCTGAACATCGGGGAGGAGCAGATTAAGGCAGGATTGAAAATCCTGGGAGAGGCTTTTGAGGCGGTTTTTAAGCCGTAA
- the FMP21 gene encoding succinate dehydrogenase assembly factor 4 (BUSCO:EOG09265K4K;~COG:S;~EggNog:ENOG410PPXV;~InterPro:IPR012875;~PFAM:PF07896) → MALFLTSRRAFTASISSRSFLTRPLSTSPVLSADTPFKSGPAPPRLPKEEQEIFEELQRKSTGAFSTPQVNQSPASEAEAQSHPDKPAGMKPEFEGEKNPNTGEVGGPKNEPLRWGSDGDWSYGGRVTDF, encoded by the coding sequence ATGGCGCTATTCCTCACATCCCGCCGCGCTTTCACCGCTTCCATCTCATCGCGATCCTTCCTTACCCGCCCGCTATCCACCTCCCCGGTCCTCTCCGCCGACACGCCATTTAAGAGCGGCCCTGCACCCCCGAGACTGCCCaaggaagaacaagaaatcTTCGAAGAGCTCCAGCGAAAATCCACCGGCGCATTTAGTACTCCGCAAGTCAACCAGTCGCCTGCCTCCGAGGCCGAGGCGCAGTCCCACCCTGATAAGCCCGCGGGCATGAAGCCGGAATTCGAGGGCGAGAAGAATCCGAACACGGGTGAGGTTGGAGGCCCGAAGAATGAGCCGTTGAGATGGGGTTCGGATGGGGATTGGAGTTATGGAGGTCGGGTTACGGACTTCTGA
- a CDS encoding hydroxymethylglutaryl-CoA lyase (COG:I;~EggNog:ENOG410PG5B;~InterPro:IPR000891,IPR013785,IPR043594;~PFAM:PF00682;~go_function: GO:0003824 - catalytic activity [Evidence IEA];~go_function: GO:0016833 - oxo-acid-lyase activity [Evidence IEA]), which yields MLLRPRFRPFTPLRVVRAVPVSRRYATEARLTSDHVRIVEVGPRDGLQNEKKTIPMETKLELIRKLARTGVTTIEAGSFVPAKWVPQMASTAEICEQLLQSPPESQTAIAYNYLVPNVKGLENLVRVMEANTSSISPKSTTSTEVSIFAAATEAFSKANTNCTIEESLERFRPVVSLAKNKNIRVRGYVSVALGCPYEGPDTSPTKVADITASLLEMGADEVSVADTTGMGTAPRTAELLRALKAAGIANNDLALHFHDTYGQALVNTIVGLENGIRIFDSSVGGLGGCPYSKGATGNVSTEDLIHTLHGLGMHTGINLEEMSKIGSWISGELGRFNESRAGKATFARLQD from the exons ATGCTACTCCGTCCTCGATTTAGACCATTTACACCCCTCCGAGTTGTTCGAGCAGTTCCAGTCTCACGCCGCTATGCGACAGAGGCGCGGTTAACCTCGGACCACGTTCGCATCGTCGAAGTAGGCCCGCGAGATGGATTGCagaacgagaagaagacgatACCCATGGAGACCAAGTTGGAGCTTATTAGGAAGCTGGCACGGACGGGCGTGACTACCATTGAGGCTGGTTCTTTTGTGCCTGCGAAGTGGGTGCCACAG ATGGCTAGTACCGCAGAGATCTGTGAGCAACTCCTTCAATCGCCGCCAGAGTCGCAAACTGCGATTGCATACAACTACCTAGTTCCCAACGTCAAAGGGCTTGAGAACCTCGTTAGAGTCATGGAAGCAAATACATCAAGCATATCACCCAAATCTACTACCTCAACAGAAGTTTCCATTTTCGCGGCAGCAACGGAAGCCTTTTCTAAGGCAAATACGAATTGCACGATCGAGGAGTCATTAGAGCGCTTCCGGCCGGTTGTTTCACTAGCAAAGAATAAGAACATCCGAGTCCGGGGGTATGTGTCTGTTGCATTGGGCTGTCCATATGAAGGACCCGATACATCGCCCACCAAGGTGGCTGATATTACCGCTTCGCTGCTTGAGATGGGAGCTGACGAGGTGTCTGTTGCTGATACCACGGGAATGGGAACTGCACCTCGTACGGCGGAGCTCCTTCGCGCTCTCAAGGCTGCTGGAATTGCGAATAATGACCTTGCGCTTCACTTCCATGACACATATGGGCAGGCATTGGTGAACACCATTGTGGGCTTGGAGAATGGGATCCGGATCTTCGATAGCAGCGTTGGCGGTCTTGGTGGTTGTCCATACTCCAAAGGCGCGACTGGAAATGTGTCGACTGAGGATCTGATTCATACCCTTCATGGCCTTGGTATGCATACTGGTATCAACCTTGAGGAAATGTCGAAAATCGGATCTTGGATTAGCGGGGAGCTGGGTCGCTTTAACGAGAGCCGGGCCGGCAAGGCGACGTTTGCACGGCTCCAGGATTGA
- the dph1 gene encoding 2-(3-amino-3-carboxypropyl)histidine synthase (BUSCO:EOG09261X9E;~COG:J;~EggNog:ENOG410PH0C;~InterPro:IPR016435,IPR042263,IPR042264,IPR042265, IPR035435;~PFAM:PF01866;~go_process: GO:0017183 - peptidyl-diphthamide biosynthetic process from peptidyl-histidine [Evidence IEA]), which translates to MSDSPAPEANNSNLRQPKKRFVGRRTAEAQAQQNGSQNDVETTTVQKATPRRTPRTLNQVPPEILNDPDINAAISLLPRNYSFEIPKTIHRIRTLGAKRIALQFPEGLLIFATTISDILTQFCPGTETLIMGDVTYGACCIDDYTARALGCDLLVHYAHSCLIPVDVTKIKTLYIFVDISIDTSHLLATLERNFQAPKTIATVGTIQFNATLHGLKPVLERAGYKVIIPQITPLSKGEILGCTSPTLAKDEIDLLLYLGDGRFHLESAMIHNPAIPAYRYDPYSRTLSRETYYHDEMHTLRRDAIGSAKSAKKWGIILGALGRQGNPNTMAMIENHLNERGIPFVNLLLSEIFPGKLASMPDVECWVQIACPRLSIDWGYAFPRPLLTPYEALVALGVRESWDTANNGIYPMDFYAKDGLGRTRPEQAVRAA; encoded by the exons ATGAGCGATTCACCAGCCCCAGAGGCAAACAACAGCAACCTGCGCCAACCCAAAAAGCGTTTCGTCGGACGACGAACAGCAGAAGCGCAGGCGCAACAAAACGGATCCCAAAATGATGTCGAGACCACCACCGTCCAAAAGG CCACCCCTCGCCGAACACCAAGGACTCTAAACCAAGTTCCCCCCGAAATCCTCAACGACCCGGACATCAACGCCGCAATCTCCCTCCTCCCGCGAAACTACTCCTTCGAAATCCCCAAAACAATCCACCGCATCCGCACCCTCGGCGCAAAGCGCATCGCCCTCCAATTCCCAGAAGGCCTCCTCATTTTCGCAACAACCATCTCCGATATCCTCACACAATTCTGTCCCGGTACCGAAACTTTGATCATGGGCGACGTGACCTACGGCGCATGCtgtatcgacgactacacCGCGCGAGCACTGGGCTGCGATCTACTTGTCCACTACGCACACTCCTGCCTGATTCCTGTCGACGTGACCAAGATAAAAACGCTGTACATCTTCGTTGACATCTCCATCGACACATCGCACCTCCTCGCAACCCTCGAACGCAACTTCCAAGCCCCCAAGACAATAGCCACAGTAGGAACCATCCAATTCAACGCAACCCTGCACGGCCTGAAACCCGTCCTCGAGCGCGCAGGCTACAAGGTTATCATCCCACAGATCACGCCGCTCTCAAAAGGCGAGATTCTGGGCTGTACGAGCCCCACGCTCGCGAAGGATGAGATTGATCTCCTGCTGTATCTGGGTGATGGCCGGTTCCATCTTGAGTCCGCAATGATCCATAACCCGGCTATTCCAGCTTATCGGTATGATCCGTACTCGAGAACGCTCTCGAGAGAGACATATTACCACGATGAAATGCATACGCTCCGTCGTGACGCTATCGGGTCTGCCAAATCCGCAAAGAAATGGGGCATCATTCTCGGTGCCCTAGGACGACAGGGGAACCCGAATACCATGGCTATGATCGAGAACCACCTCAACGAGCGCGGGATCCCGTTCGTTAACTTGTTGCTCAGTGAGATTTTCCCCGGGAAACTCGCGTCGATGCCTGATGTCGAGTGTTGGGTGCAGATTGCTTGTCCGCGGTTGAGTATTGATTGGGGGTATGCGTTTCCGAGACCGTTGCTTACGCCATATGAGGCGCTGGTTGCATTGGGGGTGAGGGAGAGTTGGGATACGGCGAATAATGGGATTTATCCGATGGACTTCTATGCGAAGGATGGGTTGGGGAGGACGAGGCCGGAGCAGGCGGTTCGGGCTGCTTGA
- a CDS encoding uncharacterized protein (COG:S;~EggNog:ENOG410PQHX;~InterPro:IPR036427,IPR001487;~PFAM:PF00439;~go_function: GO:0005515 - protein binding [Evidence IEA]) has product MPPLSAYTPFESLLFFQSLASTDSRPSNFVSISDLLRNNPFVRQNVAYDADRLSPEALEDLYTTLMRDGLETAATGPNGHATDSSANPKKRKISSPRPDGVGDGVARHSRMVPELVAHLYAKYKELVTREIRQEEKRYREIRDDIERIHREEQKPPPVPVQPSQAQVPAGGPEPMDLDVKEEEKQIQRPVVEVAGQIPTTRIEPQQQPPQLPPQPRQSNIPQPPPAQEPSTAQRPSVPQPPQGQPLPDQVSQLQQPLRPPQPVPHSQTGHLPPPHVNGKPPVPPQPPAVAPRNPPNQLPPTPPVPSGPGTSPPGPAAPAVQGPNGSIAPGAAFATPSVPTPTPQRTAQQGTLPTHAKAPPQLPPQPASGFQQWPLNTPTPHTPQTPLPPHGTPQHPNTIAARRPVPTPQQIPQTEPGKQYPQIFSPALPTTPGPRTQVQTPLAGPLGGFETPRAASFSDSRSFHQHRLSIDTSGSATPWKRPLRLSIPQSPGSPDRPRPEDVSPISDRAPSPEFPEPAHHRRMQPAEDKKVTRAEKNTLSGRKKREESIPSSRSRGRSRSVSQVKVKHEMPSTPAGVPDAVEAEPRATAGRRSQDERPGRGRPKRKRDPSEPGEPESFHAEISRLDSSQAGQYVLSARNFPRTGAPIMNDVTMHKHASIFTKPLTEREAPGYRDLIYRPQDLKSIKSLIHQGSKAVTAATEAANTPAADGESPAPSGTPSKNAVLMLPKTEDVIPPKAVVNSAQLEKELIRMFANAIMFNPIPQRGFGPAFPMISESGSRESTQIPEADEGGIIKDTVEMFEDVEQAVTRWRAAERTADELASKSILSLRRASDFNNADGSDDMREP; this is encoded by the coding sequence ATGCCTCCTCTGTCGGCGTATACGCCCTTCGAAtcgctcctcttcttccaatcCCTCGCTTCTACAGATTCGCGTCCTTCCAACTTCGTCTCCATCTCCGATCTTCTCCGCAATAACCCCTTCGTTCGTCAGAATGTCGCCTACGATGCCGACCGTTTATCTCCGGAGGCTCTCGAGGACCTCTATACGACCTTAATGCGAGATGGTCTGGAAACCGCTGCGACCGGACCGAATGGTCACGCTACCGACTCTTCCGCCAACCccaagaagcgcaagatcTCCAGTCCTCGACCCGACGGTGTGGGCGACGGCGTCGCACGTCATTCCCGCATGGTTCCCGAATTAGTCGCTCATCTGTACGCTAAATACAAGGAGCTCGTTACGAGGGAGATCAGACAGGAGGAGAAGCGCTATCGGGAGATCAGAGATGATATTGAACGGATACACAGGGAAGAACAGAAACCTCCACCCGTCCCCGTTCAGCCGTCTCAGGCTCAAGTTCCCGCAGGCGGTCCGGAGCCGATGGATTTGGATGTCAAAGAGGAGGAGAAACAAATCCAAAGACCGGTCGTGGAAGTCGCAGGCCAAATCCCGACGACTCGCATCGAGCCGCAGCAACAACCGCCTCAATTACCACCGCAGCCCAGACAGTCGAACATACCCCAACCGCCTCCGGCTCAAGAACCGTCTACCGCGCAGCGACCATCAGTACCACAGCCCCCACAAGGCCAACCTTTACCGGATCAGGTATCACAGTTGCAGCAACCACTGCGGCCGCCGCAGCCTGTCCCGCACTCACAAACGGGTCATCTACCACCACCGCATGTCAACGGGAAACCACCTGTGCCACCTCAACCACCTGCTGTTGCGCCTCGCAATCCTCCGAATCAATTACCTCCCACACCACCCGTTCCATCAGGGCCCGGCACCAGTCCACCTGGGCCTGCGGCACCAGCCGTTCAGGGTCCCAATGGCTCAATTGCGCCCGGCGCCGCTTTCGCAACCCCTTCTGTTCCTACTCCAACTCCGCAAAGAACCGCTCAACAGGGTACTCTTCCTACACACGCCAAAGCTCCTCCTCAACTCCCCCCTCAACCCGCATCTGGCTTTCAACAATGGCCGTTAAACACGCCTACCCCTCATACTCCGCAAACCCCCCTTCCTCCCCATGGAACACCACAGCATCCGAACACAATTGCTGCTAGAAGACCAGTTCCAACACCTCAGCAAATACCACAGACCGAACCTGGGAAACAGTATCCACAAATCTTTTCACCAGCATTACCGACAACCCCCGGACCTCGTACCCAAGTCCAGACACCTCTTGCTGGTCCCCTTGGGGGTTTTGAGACACCCCGGGCTGCCTCATTTTCGGACTCGCGCAGCTTCCACCAACACCGGCTGTCAATTGATACATCTGGCTCTGCCACGCCCTGGAAGAGACCTCTTCGTTTGAGCATTCCGCAGTCTCCTGGGTCGCCTGACCGGCCGCGACCAGAGGATGTGAGTCCCATCAGTGACAGGGCCCCGTCACCCGAGTTTCCGGAACCAGCACACCACCGGAGAATGCAGCCTGCAGAAGACAAGAAGGTAACCAGGGCAGAAAAGAATACGCTGTCGGGCCGAAAGAAGCGTGAGGAGAGCATACCGTCGTCAAGAAGTCGGGGGCGTTCAAGATCTGTATCACAGGTCAAGGTCAAACATGAGATGCCCAGCACCCCAGCAGGTGTGCCAGATGCCGTCGAGGCTGAGCCGCGTGCTACTGCTGGACGGAGGTCTCAAGATGAACGTCCAGGCCGAGGTCGCCCGAAACGGAAGCGTGATCCTAGTGAGCCGGGAGAACCAGAGAGTTTCCACGCCGAAATCAGTCGTTTGGACTCGTCCCAGGCTGGTCAGTATGTCTTGAGTGCGCGCAATTTTCCCCGAACCGGAGCGCCCATTATGAACGATGTTACTATGCACAAGCACGCCTCAATCTTCACCAAGCCATTGACGGAACGGGAAGCGCCAGGTTATCGAGACCTCATTTACCGGCCGCAGGACCTGAAATCGATAAAGTCCTTGATCCATCAGGGAAGTAAGGCCGTAACCGCTGCCACAGAAGCCGCCAATACGCCCGCTGCAGATGGAGAGTCACCGGCTCCGTCAGGGACGCCTTCGAAGAATGCGGTGCTAATGCTACCCAAGACGGAGGATGTCATCCCTCCAAAGGCGGTGGTCAATTCAGCCCAACTTGAGAAGGAGTTGATCCGCATGTTCGCGAACGCCATCATGTTCAACCCGATCCCTCAACGCGGGTTTGGTCCGGCTTTCCCCATGATCAGCGAAAGTGGATCAAGAGAAAGCACACAAATTCCCGAAGCAGACGAAGGGGGCATCATCAAAGATACCGTGGAGATGTTTGAAGATGTTGAACAGGCAGTCACCCGATGGCGGGCAGCAGAACGCACTGCGGATGAATTGGCCAGCAAGAGCATCCTTTCGCTTCGCAGAGCGAGTGATTTTAATAATGCGGACGGTTCGGATGATATGAGGGAACCATGA
- a CDS encoding uncharacterized protein (COG:S;~EggNog:ENOG410PYHK): MSEADQEWKPSGRPTSTMAQAFSASLDSAFSLDSDVTQLSQTIDQKRQQMIIQNRELEELQQRIREAEERLKARESIVPESSSKNAGQRDGESRSAGTPFSASRRLFGRDEQRGPQGTTTNSS, encoded by the exons ATGTCGGAAGCAGATCAGGAGTGGAAGCCCAGCGGCCGTCCTACATC GACCATGGCGCAGGCTTTCTCAGCATCCCTCGACAGCGCCTTCTCGCTGGATTCCGATGTCACTCAGCTTTCGCAGACCATCGACCAAAA GAGACAGCAGATGATCATCCAGAACCGCGAATTGGAGGAATTGCAGCAGAGAATCCGGGAAGCCGAAGAACGTTTAAAAGCTCGCGAATCCATCGTTCCGGAAAGCAGCTCGAAGAACGCCGGACAGCGTGATGGTGAATCTCGTTCCGCAG GAACCCCCTTTTCAGCCTCCCGCCGATTATTCGGCAGAGACGAGCAACGAGGCCCGCAGGGTACTACCACTAATTCTTCATGA
- the ATP5 gene encoding F1F0 ATP synthase subunit 5 (BUSCO:EOG09264KDO;~COG:C;~EggNog:ENOG410PNEN;~InterPro:IPR000711,IPR026015,IPR020781;~PFAM:PF00213;~go_component: GO:0016020 - membrane [Evidence IEA];~go_function: GO:0046933 - proton-transporting ATP synthase activity, rotational mechanism [Evidence IEA];~go_process: GO:0015986 - ATP synthesis coupled proton transport [Evidence IEA]) has protein sequence MFSARFARAGLRATAQQFSVPRTAANGLRSYATPAQEVRPPVALFGVDGTYATALYTASAKSSALDQVAKALASLGQTLKNDRKLTTIIGAPTLTTADKQEIVAELQKLAGGADKGDILKNFLNTLAENNRLGALEGVCEKFGTLMGAHRGELELNITSAQDLDNKTISRLEKAVSKSEYSQGKKLKVVTNVNPDLIGGLIVEVGDRTIDLSVSSKVSKLNKALTDAV, from the exons ATGTTTTCCGCTCGATTTGCCCGCGCTGGCCTGCGTGCCACGGCCCAGCAGTTCTCCGTCCCTCGCACTGCCGCCAACGGCCTGAGGTCCTACGCTACCCCGGCCCAGGAAGTCAGGCCCCCCGTGGCCCTCTTCGGCGTTGACGGTACCTATGCCACTGCTTTG TACACTGCCTCCGCCAAATCCTCCGCCCTTGACCAGGTCGCCAAGGCCCTCGCCTCCCTCGGCCAGACCCTCAAGAACGACCGCAAgctcaccaccatcatcggCGCCCCGACCCTCACCACCGCCGACAAGCAGGAGATCGTTGCCGAGCTGCAGAAGCTCGCCGGTGGCGCTGACAAGGGCGACATCCTGAAGAACTTCCTCAACACTCTGGCCGAGAACAATCGGTTGGGTGCTCTTGAGGGTGTTTGCGAGAAGTTCGGTACCCTTATGGGTGCGCACCGTGGTGAGCTTGAGCTGAACATTACCAGTGCTCAG GACCTCGACAACAAGACTATCTCTCGTCTGGAGAAGGCTGTCTCCAAGTCTGAGTACAGCCAGGGCAAGAAGCTCAAGGTTGTCACCAAC GTCAACCCTGACCTCATCGGCGGTCTTATCGTCGAGGTTGGCGACCGTACCATCGACCTCAGCGTTTCCTCCAAGGTCTCCAAGCTCAACAAGGCTCTTACGGATGCTGTGTAA
- the MOB1 gene encoding Mob1/phocein family protein (COG:D;~EggNog:ENOG410PK5C;~InterPro:IPR005301,IPR036703;~PFAM:PF03637), translating to MASLITTMSVPVPPITISPPSSSAASVSIIPPLSLTPSSLHSKAGTIRTSHAPFAEPPSYLPPALRALKQDSCGLTPPSNARTKAPFKPRSAAKGTSSYQLRQFAEATLGSGSLRKAVRLPEGEDLNEWLAVNVVDFYNQINLLYGSITEFCSPSSCPEMKATDEFEYLWQDSEHYKRPTKMSAPAYIEHLMSWVQSNIDNEQMFPSRIGVPFPRSFSSLLRQIFKRLYRVYAHIYCHHYPVVVHLGLEPHLNTSFKHYVLFIDEHRLASGKDFWGPLGDLVESMLRSD from the exons ATGGCATCACTTATCACCACCATGTCTGTTCCCGTCCCTCCCATTACCATCTCCCCGCCTTCTTCGtctgctgcttctgtttcTATCATCCCACCCCTCAGCCTCACTCCATCGTCTCTTCACTCCAAGGCCGGTACTATTCGTACCTCTCATGCCCCCTTTGCTGAACCACCCTCGTATCTACCACCCGCACTGCGCGCGCTCAAACAGGATTCGTGTGGACTGACACCTCCCAGCAATGCTCGGACGAAAGCTCCCTTCAAGCCGCGGTCGGCCGCAAAAGGCACCAGCAGTTACCAGTTGAGACAGTTTGCGGAGGCGACCCTCGGGAGTGGGAGTTTGAGGAAGGCTGTTCGGTTGCCCGAAGGGGAGGATTTGAATGAGTGGCTTGCGGTCAATG TGGTCGACTTCTACAATCAGATTAACCTCCTCTATGGATCGATTACCGAGTTTTGTTCGCCGTCTTCGTGTCCGGAGATGAAAGCTACCGACGA ATTCGAGTACCTATGGCAAGATTCGGAACATTACAAACGACCAACTAAGATGTCCGCGCCGGCCTACATTGAACACTTGATGAGCTGGGTGCAGAGCAATATCGACAACGAGCAGATGTTCCCCAGCAGGATCG GCGTCCCATTCCCCAGATCATTCTCCAGTTTACTCCGTCAAATCTTCAAGCGCTTGTACCGAGTGTACGCGCACATTTACTGCCACCACTACCCCGTTGTCGTCCACCTGGGTCTCGAGCCCCATTTGAACACGAGCTTCAAGCACTACGTTCTGTTTATCGACGAGCATCGGTTGGCGAGTGGGAAGGACTTCTGGGGTCCATTGGGTGATTTGGTCGAGAGTATGCTGCGGAGTGACTAA